AAAAGGGGTAAACACCAAAATGCGCCAATACCGAAACTTTGGAATGGCCAACCCGGAAGGCTACCGCAAAGCCTTGCGCTTAATGAAGCTTGCCGAAAAGTTCAACATTCCGGTGGTTTCTTTGATTGACACTCCCGGCGCCTACCCCGGTCTGGAGGCAGAGGAGCGCGGTCAGGGAGAGGCCATTGCCCGCAACCTGTTTGAGATGGTGAATTTGCGGGTTCCCATGATCTGCGTGATTATTGGCGAAGGTGCATCAGGTGGTGCATTGGGAATTGGCATGGGAGACAAAGTATACATGCTCGAAAACTCCTGGTATTCTGTAATCTCTCCTGAAAACTGCTCCACTATTTTGTGGCGCACATGGGATTTTAAGGAAGTGGCAGCAGATGCGCTCAAACTTACGGCTCAAAACATGCTCGACCACAAGTTGATTGATGGAATTATTCCTGAGCCGGTTGGGGGTGCCCACACAGATCCGGAGGGGACAGTGCGCAACATCAAGTCGCAGCTACTGAAAGACCTGGCTAAGTTGAAAAAAGCGAGTCCTGACCGGAGAATTGCTGCCCGGATTAAGAAATACGCGTCGATGGGCGCTTACGGCTAAGCCTGCACGCTAAGGATTTCTGTTGTAGAGTACACAAACATCTCGCGGGTTGTTTACCGCAATGGTTCCTATTTCCTGCATTCCGTTCCCCTGAAGGCTGAACACGTGGATATGTGATTGCGTTAAACCAAAAACCCTGTTGCCCAAAGGGTCGTGCACCAAACGGTGGAAGTCGGGCCCGTTGTAAAAAACCTGTAGCGGGCCCGCAAAATTGAAGCGGTATACCGTGCCATCGATTTGAAACAGATAGCGGCGATTTGCCAGTTTACACACAGCGGTGATCTCTCCTTGAGGCAACGTCCCGATTTGTGTGAAGTTTTGACCCATAATGTTGTATTTCCTGATTCTGGGCTGGCCGTTTTCGTTCACAAAGATGACGGTCTGATTGGGCTCGGTGATATTTTCCGAACTTACATCGGGAAACATCTCCACCACATCACCCTGCATTCCAATTCGAAACTCTACTGCACCGCTTACCTTGAAAAACACGGTGAAGTCCTGGCTGGAGTTATCTATGCGTCGTTCTATGGCAAAAGCGCGGTTGTCGGTAAGCAGGCACGTCACGGGCCGATGCAGCAACAGCTCCGTATCAAAGCCGGCAATCACGCTTCCGCTTTTGTTGAGAATCTGAAAAAAATGATCCGTATCGCCCACCAGCAGTTCGCCATTATTGGGGTTCAAACTTACACTTTCAATGCTACGCCAGGATGTGTTGTTGGGTATATCGTGCTCCCATTGCTGACCGAATTCCGGGTAATTCAAAGCGCGAATTTTACCGTTTACAGTTGACACCACTTTCACGTTTCCTTCCAGATGATTGGGCACCAAACGCTGCACATCACCGGCACCGCTCAGAACCGGGTTCATCACCCCGTTTTCCAGCAGGGCTACTGTTCGGTTGTTTCCTGCCCCATATGCCACCATAACAGCTTTCTCTTCCAAGGGCAAGGGCACTAGATTGATTTTCCGGAAAATACTGGTGTGATTATCATTATCGTAAGCAATGAGATTCAGGTAGTAAGGCTGCCCTCCCTGTAAATCGGGGCGGTTGATGTAAAAAGCCTTGTTCAGCTGATAAGTGGGTGTTCCGGGAAACTCATCGCCCATATTGGCAAGGCTTGAACCCGCAGCATTGGTGAGACTAACTTTTACGCGGCGCACCACTTCATCGTCGGTAATGTGGGCGTTTACCACGATCGTGTCAACAGAGTATATCAGCGCGTTTTCGGCCGGGCTGTTCCATGTAACCTGCGGCCCTACACCGTCGGAATTTTGCTTCTTACAAGCAGTTAAAGCCCACAGAACACAAATTAACAACAACAAATTGTTCATTACTCTCACAGCCTAAATGTACGAAAAGCCCGTATAAGCCGTATCTTCATAGATTCACTCCGGTTGATTTCCTAATCGCTATCTGCTTGTTTCACAGGGCTGTGACCAATCACTAACAATTGTTCAAAACCCGTCTTGAAAACATTGTCAAATCAAAAACAGGAATGCGAAACCGGATGGTGAAGCAAGTATAATTTTGGGCCGGAAAAAGAAGAAACCATGGCAGAACTGGAAGTAGTTGAGAATAAGAAAGGAAGTAAAATGGCAGCTGTATCCATGGTGGATGGTGGCAAACTCCAACCTCAGGCCGTAGAGTTGGAAGAGGCTGTACTAGGTGCGATGATGCTCGAGAAAAATGCGGTGAACGATGCCATTGAGATTCTATCGGCGGAGAGCTTTTACCGTGAGGCACATCAAAAGATTTTTACTGCCATCAAAGAGCTGTTTGCCGACACCGAGCCTATCGACATTCTCACCGTAACGAACCGGCTTCGAAAGAACGCTCACCTGGACGACGTAGGCGGCCCCTATTACATAAGCCAACTCACCAATAAAGTTGCATCGGCCGCCAACATTCAGTTTCACGCCCGAATCATTGCCCAGAAGTACATCCTGCGTGAGCTCATTCGCATTTCTACTGACATAGTTCGCGAGGCTTTTGACGACACGACCGATGTATTTGACCTGCTCGACAAGGCTGAACAAAGCCTCTACAAAGTAGCCGAGGGCAACATCCGAAAGGACGTGAGCAAGATGCAAAACCTGATGGCCGAAGCCATCAAGCAAATTGAGGAAGCCGGTAAGAAGGACGGCGGTTTGAGCGGAGTGCCCACAGGCTTTACCAACCTGGATCGCCTGACGGGCGGTTGGCAGCGATCCGACCTTATTATCATGGCGGGTCGACCGGGTATGGGAAAAACCGCTTTTGTTCTCTCGATGGCGCGAAATGTAGCCGTGGAATTTGAACGGCCGGTAGCTGTGTTTTCACTGGAAATGTCTTCATTGCAGCTTGTAAACCGTTTGATTGCCAGCGAATCGGAAATATCAGCAGAAAAACTCCGGAAAGGAACCCTGCAAGAGCACGAGTACCACCAGCTTCACTCTCGCATCAACCGCCTGTCTGAAGCACCCCTCTTTATTGACGACACTCCGGCCCTTTCGGTTTTTGAATTACGCGCCAAATGCCGACGACTCAAAGCTCAGCACGGTATCGAACTCATCATTATTGACTACCTGCAATTGATGACGGCAGGAGGAGATAGCAGTAAAAACGGTGGTAATCGCGAACAGGAAATCAGCACTATATCGCGCTCGCTGAAAGGATTGGCCAAGGAACTTGACGTGCCCATCATTGCCCTATCGCAATTGAACCGGTCTGTTGAGACGCGTGGAGGAGACAAACGACCTCAGCTCTCTGACCTCAGAGAATCGGGCGCCATTGAACAGGACGCCGACCTTGTGACCTTTGTCTATCGCCCCGAATATTACAACATTACCCAGGACGAAAACGGTGAATCGACACTGGGCATCGGAGAGATCATTGTGGCCAAGCACCGTAACGGAGGTTTGGACAATGTGAAGCTGCGGTTTATCGGCCACCTTGCCAAATTCGATAACCTGGAGAGTTATGACTTTGACCAGCAAGGAAATATCAAACCCAACACCGAGTTTGATACGCCCAACACCATCACACGGCCCTCGCGTATGGATGATGTTTCGCTGGATGATGACGACGATGATGATTTTGGTATTGACCTGGATGACAGCTTCAACTAAGCCCACTTTCTGACGGCCTGTCAGTCTGCATACTTTGGCCGGTATTTTGTACCTTTCGGTTTCTGAATGCCTTTGAGAAAATACTTTGCTTCTGTGGGCGTTTTGAAAACAGGAAAACCGAAGATTACCCTATGAAAAAGTGGATATTGATTGTGGTGTGGGTCCTGCTCTCCGTAAATCTGTTTGCGGCCAAGTTGCTCATTCCGATGGACGACACCCAGAAAAATCACCTCAAAGCCTACGGAATTGCCTATTGGGTGCTACAAAACGATGTGGATGTTGAATGGCTTTTAAACTACCGGGGAGGTAGTTTTATGATTCAGCACCTACCCAGTCTTGAAGAAGAATGTATTATCAGGGGCGTTACATACCAGGTAATTGCCGATGTTCAAGCAGCTGCCATCTTACGCGAAATAGCAGACCCCGAAGTAAACATGGAGGTGGTAAAGCTGGAGAAAGCACCCAAAATAGCCGTGTACTCCCCAAAGAGCAAACTGCCCTGGGATGACGCTGTTACGCTGGTATTAACCTACGCTGAGATACCGTATGAAGTTATTTACGATACGGAAATCATCAACATGGAGCTACACAAATACGACTGGCTGCACCTTCACCATGAGGACTTTACCGGACAGTACGGTAAGTTTTACAGTGCCTACCGAAACGCACCATGGTACCGCCAGCAAGTGCAGGAGGCCGAAGCCGATGCAATGGCTTTAGGTTACGCCAAAGTATCTGAACTTAAGCGCGATGTAGCACTCAAAATACGCGAGTACGTGGCTGGTGGTGGTTTCCTCTTTACGATGTGCTCAGGAACCGATACATATGACATAGCACTCTCAGCAATGAATATTGACATTGTGGAGTCTATGTTCGACGGTGACCCCGCGGACCCCGCAGCTCAAAGCAAACTAGATTTCAGCCAAACCTTTGCATTCAAAGATTTTCAGCTTGAAATGGACCCCTACGTCTATGAGTTTTCAACCATTGACGGAACAACCATCCACTCGCGCACACCCCAGCAAAGCGACCTTTTTACCTTGTTTGATTTTTCGGCTAAGTGGGATATCATTCCTACCATGCTCACACAAAATCACCAACGCGTCATTAAAGGTTTTATGGGTCAAACCACTTCATTCAACAAAAAGTACATCAAGTCGGATGTTCTGATACTGGGTGAATCCAAAGCACTGGGAACCGCCAAGTACATTCACGGGGAATTTGGCAAAGGGCAATGGACATTTTACGGTGGGCACGACCCGGAAGACTACCGGCATCTTGTTGGCGACCCGCCTACCGATTTAAACCTGTACCCCAACTCGCCAGGCTACAGACTGATTCTCAATAACATTCTTTTTCCTGCAGCGCGTAAGCAGAAACAAAAGACCTGATGGCAGTAACTAGCAAAATGCAGAAACTGCCTGTTACCATTCTGGCATCTGTTATTGCCATAGTCTTGAGTGCTGCCACCGTATGGCTCGTTAACACGCTTTCCAACATCATGAATGAAGAACCCTGGCGAACAGACAGGATCGTTATTTCTGCATTATACCCCTTTCTGATGTTGATTTTTGATTCAAAGCAGCGCGACATTACAAGGATTCTGGCTGCTTCAGGATTTGCGGTGCTCTATTCGCTTGCGGGTTTTCTATTTTAACCCTGCTCGTGGAGCTTTTTCGGAAGACGTAGGAAAGGGAAATTTCACTTAGAGTAAGTTATTGATGGCCTCTGCCAATTTCTCGTCCTTTTCGGTAATTACGTTGCCCGCATCATGGGTAGATAGTTTTATCTGAACCCGATTGTACACATTGTTCCAGTCAGGATGATGGTTGTGCTGTTCGGCGAGCATAGCCACGCGGGTCATAAAGGCAAAGGCCTCAGAAAAATTACTGAATTTAAAATCCCTTACCAGGGTATTGTTTTCGTTATTCCAGTCTTGAACCATGGGTCAATGTGTTAGTTGTGTACCAGTTTCATTTCGTCAATCAACCAGTTTGCTCCCGCAAATTTATCAACCACGAAAAGAATATAACGCACATCAACCGAAATGTTCCGGCATATGTCGGGATTAAACATGATGTCGCTCATGGTACTCTCCCAGCTCCG
This genomic interval from Cryomorphaceae bacterium contains the following:
- a CDS encoding 4a-hydroxytetrahydrobiopterin dehydratase — translated: MVQDWNNENNTLVRDFKFSNFSEAFAFMTRVAMLAEQHNHHPDWNNVYNRVQIKLSTHDAGNVITEKDEKLAEAINNLL
- a CDS encoding acetyl-CoA carboxylase carboxyltransferase subunit alpha, giving the protein MAVFLDFEKPIEELQIQIDQARELAEKSEVDVQQVLAELEEKIVRKRAEIYGNLTPWQRVQVSRHPERPYTLYYIKALTGENFIELHGDRNVKDDKAMVGGLGTIDGKPVMFIGQQKGVNTKMRQYRNFGMANPEGYRKALRLMKLAEKFNIPVVSLIDTPGAYPGLEAEERGQGEAIARNLFEMVNLRVPMICVIIGEGASGGALGIGMGDKVYMLENSWYSVISPENCSTILWRTWDFKEVAADALKLTAQNMLDHKLIDGIIPEPVGGAHTDPEGTVRNIKSQLLKDLAKLKKASPDRRIAARIKKYASMGAYG
- a CDS encoding asparagine synthetase B translates to MKKWILIVVWVLLSVNLFAAKLLIPMDDTQKNHLKAYGIAYWVLQNDVDVEWLLNYRGGSFMIQHLPSLEEECIIRGVTYQVIADVQAAAILREIADPEVNMEVVKLEKAPKIAVYSPKSKLPWDDAVTLVLTYAEIPYEVIYDTEIINMELHKYDWLHLHHEDFTGQYGKFYSAYRNAPWYRQQVQEAEADAMALGYAKVSELKRDVALKIREYVAGGGFLFTMCSGTDTYDIALSAMNIDIVESMFDGDPADPAAQSKLDFSQTFAFKDFQLEMDPYVYEFSTIDGTTIHSRTPQQSDLFTLFDFSAKWDIIPTMLTQNHQRVIKGFMGQTTSFNKKYIKSDVLILGESKALGTAKYIHGEFGKGQWTFYGGHDPEDYRHLVGDPPTDLNLYPNSPGYRLILNNILFPAARKQKQKT
- the dnaB gene encoding replicative DNA helicase produces the protein MAELEVVENKKGSKMAAVSMVDGGKLQPQAVELEEAVLGAMMLEKNAVNDAIEILSAESFYREAHQKIFTAIKELFADTEPIDILTVTNRLRKNAHLDDVGGPYYISQLTNKVASAANIQFHARIIAQKYILRELIRISTDIVREAFDDTTDVFDLLDKAEQSLYKVAEGNIRKDVSKMQNLMAEAIKQIEEAGKKDGGLSGVPTGFTNLDRLTGGWQRSDLIIMAGRPGMGKTAFVLSMARNVAVEFERPVAVFSLEMSSLQLVNRLIASESEISAEKLRKGTLQEHEYHQLHSRINRLSEAPLFIDDTPALSVFELRAKCRRLKAQHGIELIIIDYLQLMTAGGDSSKNGGNREQEISTISRSLKGLAKELDVPIIALSQLNRSVETRGGDKRPQLSDLRESGAIEQDADLVTFVYRPEYYNITQDENGESTLGIGEIIVAKHRNGGLDNVKLRFIGHLAKFDNLESYDFDQQGNIKPNTEFDTPNTITRPSRMDDVSLDDDDDDDFGIDLDDSFN